The sequence TGGTTTAGTCAGTTTCATTTATACTCCTCCTTAAACTTTTGACGGTTCCCTTCATAGGATTATACCATTATTGATATACTGTCATACATTAATAATAGCATATATTAATTTTTTTCCTATTGTTTTTATCGGGTTTTATTGTAATGTAAAAACAGTCATAGTATAATGTATTTATATAACTATCTTGAAAAAGGAGATATGATTTATGAACTGGCTCAGAAGAGTAATGTTAGGAAGATACGGACCCGATCAGTTATCTATTGCCTTGATGATTCTTTATATGGTATTATCGTTATTGTCACGGTTTACCAATGTTTATGTACTTTCCGTTATTTCTTTGATTCCCCTTGTGTTTTGCTTTTTCAGAATGTTTTCCAAAAATATACAGAAGCGTTATCAGGAAAATAATATTTTTATGGGATATTATAATAAAGTAAAATATGGATTTTACAATAAAAGAGACAGAATAAGGGATATGAAGATATATAAATATTATAAATGCCCCAATTGTTCAAATAAGCTTCGGGTACCAAGGGGAAAAGGAAAAATATGCATTACATGTCCCAGTTGTAAAACCAAATTTATAAAAAGAACTTAAATATTTTATAAAAAAGGCTTCTTTATATATATTTTAATAGAAGCCTTTTTTTATATTCCAGTCATTTAAATTCTTGTAACTCAAATCTGTTGATTATCTCCTCTAAAAAAGTTGCACAGCTTTGATACATTTATTTAATATTTGTAATCCTTATTGACTTTTAGATATAATATTGTTAATATATTATCAGGAACATAATCCGAGTTTTTTGAGAGTATTCTTGAGTCATTCGGATAAAAAATACAGCCAATACCTGACGGGTTGAGAATGATCTTACCTGAAAGGGAATCGGGTCTCTGACTACACCTGACTTCCTTTGAGAGGAAGTTTTTTTATGGAGAAAGGAGGAAAATTTTTGAAAGAAAGAATTGGTGTAATAAGTGCCATCCTTGAAAACCCTAAAGGTTCTCAGTATGAATTCAATAAAATAGTCTCTGAATATAAACGGATAATTAAAGGCAGAATGGGGATTCCCTTTGATGAAGAAGACATTTCGGTAATATCCATCACCGTTGTAGGTACTTTAGACGAGATCAACAGCCTTACAGGTAAGCTTGGAAATTTACATGAATGTATAGTTAAAACTTCAATTTCAAAAAAAGAGTTGGACATATAATTAAATCACGAATAGGGGGAATTAAAATGTATTCGGAAGATTTTATCAACGATGATGAGATATTCAAACTTTTAGAGGAAGGGAAAAATGCCGAAAAGAACGAAATAAGAGAAATAATCAACAAGTCGCTTCAAAAAATTCGTCTTGAACCTATAGAAACAGCTAAACTGCTCCAAACAGAAGATAAGGAGCTTCAAGAAGAAATATTTGCTGCCGCAAGAAAATTAAAGGAAAGGATATACGGAAACAGAATAGTATTTTTTGCCCCTCTGTATATAGGAAACAAATGTATAAACAACTGTTTATATTGCGGTTTCAGAAGAGACAACAAGGCCATAGTCCGTAAAACTCTCACGGAAGAAGAACTTGTAGAGCAAGTAAAAATTTTGGAAAGCAAAGGCCATAAAAGGCTGATTCTCGTATATGGAGAGCATCCGTTTTACAATGCGGATTTTATAGCGAATACCGTAAAAATCGTATATAATACAAAAAATCACAATGGAGAAATCAGAAGAGTTAATATAAACGCTGCACCTATGGATGTAGAAGGATATAGAAAACTAAAAAAAGTCGGAATAGGGACTTTCCAAATATTTCAGGAAACATATCATCACAAGACCTACAACATTCTTCACCCGCAAAATGATATGAAAGGAAATTATCCTTGGAGATTATATGGACTGGACAGGGCAATGCAAGGAGGAATAGACGATGTGGGAATAGGAGCATTGTTTGGGCTGTTCGATTGGAAATTTGAAGTAATGGGACTTTTATATCATGCCATTCACTTGGAAAAAACCTTCGGAGTAGGTCCCCATACTATTTCATTCCCGCGAATTGAACCGGCGATAAATACAGAATTTTACGATCAAACAAAATACAAGGTTTCCGACGAAGATTTCAAACG is a genomic window of Acidilutibacter cellobiosedens containing:
- a CDS encoding TM1266 family iron-only hydrogenase system putative regulator — its product is MKERIGVISAILENPKGSQYEFNKIVSEYKRIIKGRMGIPFDEEDISVISITVVGTLDEINSLTGKLGNLHECIVKTSISKKELDI
- the hydG gene encoding [FeFe] hydrogenase H-cluster radical SAM maturase HydG → MYSEDFINDDEIFKLLEEGKNAEKNEIREIINKSLQKIRLEPIETAKLLQTEDKELQEEIFAAARKLKERIYGNRIVFFAPLYIGNKCINNCLYCGFRRDNKAIVRKTLTEEELVEQVKILESKGHKRLILVYGEHPFYNADFIANTVKIVYNTKNHNGEIRRVNINAAPMDVEGYRKLKKVGIGTFQIFQETYHHKTYNILHPQNDMKGNYPWRLYGLDRAMQGGIDDVGIGALFGLFDWKFEVMGLLYHAIHLEKTFGVGPHTISFPRIEPAINTEFYDQTKYKVSDEDFKRVVSILRLSVPYTGMILTARETPEVRREIIPLGISQIDAGSKVGIGGYTKDDYIPEKEQFHLGDIRALDTVVNEMCENGHITSFCTACYRSGRTGEDFMDMAKPGLIQKFCVPNGILTFKEYLLDYASEKTRKNGEALINKELEEIGESDPGRRKMIEEKIALLEKGERDIYV